A DNA window from Candidatus Roseilinea sp. contains the following coding sequences:
- a CDS encoding xylulokinase has translation MEAIIALDIGTTAAKAVCVDRNGCVLARAQAGYGSVSRGPEVEQNATDWWEAARSCLKSIMHQMPDGVWAAALVLSGQMQDVILMDEREALAPVILYSDVRAQAEADEVLRAIGEDRLIAATGNLQDASGLLAKLLWIKRHKTEWYQNTLTLLIGAHDYIAAKLCGERVTDATTASTTGLFHLQENRWATELLEALNLRTDWLPRLDLANKPVGRVSRTAAKLTDLPEGLPVFHGVGDAAATTLGAGAGEEGRWYVYLGTSGWLAATVDALPVDPRTGIFNLRHPDAQRLILIGPMLTAAGNFEWLVRQFGPLERRRSADEDAHTLLNQAAELASPGCGGVLYLPYLSGERAPFRDGRARGVFFGLSPSTGRVDLYRAVLEGVAFAMRTIRDAMPSADQIKHISLVGGGARSALWPQIFADVFGRPVQVLAQPDDVGGRGAVLLAAKALGWHSNLNPPEYFPVERIYRPIVQNQRCYDNLYRVFCGLYPALKDSFSLLASAKCD, from the coding sequence ATGGAAGCCATCATCGCGCTGGACATCGGCACGACGGCGGCCAAGGCGGTCTGCGTGGATCGCAACGGTTGCGTCTTAGCCCGCGCACAGGCCGGCTATGGTTCGGTTTCGCGCGGCCCCGAAGTCGAGCAAAACGCCACCGACTGGTGGGAGGCTGCTCGGTCGTGCCTGAAGTCCATCATGCATCAAATGCCCGACGGCGTTTGGGCGGCGGCGCTGGTGCTAAGCGGTCAGATGCAGGATGTGATCCTCATGGACGAGCGGGAGGCGCTCGCGCCGGTCATTTTGTACTCGGATGTGCGCGCCCAAGCCGAAGCCGACGAAGTGCTGCGCGCCATCGGCGAAGATCGGCTGATCGCGGCGACCGGCAATCTGCAAGACGCTTCCGGCCTGCTGGCCAAGCTGTTGTGGATCAAACGCCACAAGACGGAGTGGTATCAAAATACTCTGACGCTGCTGATCGGCGCGCACGACTACATCGCCGCAAAGCTGTGCGGTGAGCGCGTCACCGACGCTACCACTGCTTCGACGACCGGCCTGTTCCACCTGCAGGAGAACCGTTGGGCGACCGAGTTGCTGGAGGCGCTAAACCTGCGCACGGATTGGCTGCCCCGGCTCGACCTGGCGAACAAGCCGGTTGGTCGGGTCAGCCGAACCGCTGCCAAGCTTACCGATCTGCCGGAAGGTCTGCCCGTCTTCCATGGGGTAGGGGATGCCGCGGCGACGACGCTGGGTGCCGGCGCCGGCGAAGAAGGCCGCTGGTATGTTTATCTGGGCACAAGCGGCTGGCTGGCCGCCACGGTGGACGCCCTGCCGGTGGATCCGCGCACCGGCATCTTCAATCTGCGCCATCCCGATGCGCAGCGCCTCATCCTGATCGGCCCAATGCTCACGGCCGCAGGTAATTTCGAGTGGCTGGTCCGCCAGTTCGGACCGTTGGAGCGGAGACGATCCGCCGACGAGGATGCGCACACGCTGCTGAACCAGGCGGCGGAATTGGCTTCGCCCGGCTGTGGCGGCGTGCTCTACTTGCCCTATCTGAGCGGGGAGCGCGCGCCGTTCCGCGATGGTCGGGCGCGCGGCGTGTTCTTCGGCTTGTCACCTTCAACCGGCCGGGTTGATTTGTATCGCGCGGTGCTGGAGGGGGTGGCGTTCGCTATGCGCACGATCCGCGATGCGATGCCGTCAGCCGATCAGATCAAGCATATTAGCCTGGTGGGAGGCGGAGCGCGTTCCGCGCTCTGGCCGCAGATCTTCGCCGATGTCTTTGGCCGGCCGGTGCAGGTGTTAGCCCAGCCGGATGACGTAGGGGGCCGAGGCGCAGTGCTGCTGGCTGCTAAAGCCCTCGGTTGGCACAGCAACCTGAATCCTCCGGAGTACTTCCCCGTCGAAAGGATCTACCGGCCGATTGTGCAGAATCAGCGATGTTACGATAATCTCTACCGTGTTTTCTGTGGCTTGTATCCTGCATTGAAGGATAGCTTTAGCCTGCTCGCTTCAGCAAAGTGTGATTGA
- the rbsB gene encoding sugar ABC transporter substrate-binding protein, with protein sequence MRIGLRLPFLTLVAAAALLAACAAPPPAAAPGAPKKTIAVVTPYVANETTKYVIDRFRKEAEARGWQVTVTDTAGDFNLLVSRIKDAVTQKVDAIVLGMGDPAQMTQGLEAARQANIPVFGIDAGNAPGVLVNVTSDNASLGKLSAETLAKAIGERGSVIMFTHDPHPGVRARAAAAAETFAAYPNIKVIEKKHIEVPGPVDNARKITEDLLTAYPDNGAIAGIWAGWDEPALGAVQAALAAGRAEIKVVGVDGTDFAKAEIAKKGPFIASVAQDFDAMAAKTAELIGAYFNGKKPESEAILIPGKLVTAENAK encoded by the coding sequence ATGCGTATCGGACTTCGATTGCCCTTTTTGACGCTTGTGGCTGCAGCCGCGCTTCTGGCGGCTTGCGCTGCTCCACCCCCGGCTGCCGCCCCCGGCGCGCCGAAGAAAACCATCGCGGTGGTCACGCCTTACGTGGCGAATGAAACCACCAAATACGTGATTGACCGGTTCAGGAAAGAAGCGGAAGCCAGAGGCTGGCAAGTGACCGTCACCGACACGGCCGGCGACTTTAACCTGCTGGTCAGCCGCATCAAGGACGCCGTGACCCAGAAGGTGGACGCGATTGTGCTCGGCATGGGCGATCCGGCGCAGATGACGCAGGGCCTCGAGGCGGCCCGTCAAGCCAATATCCCCGTATTCGGCATTGACGCCGGCAATGCGCCGGGCGTGCTGGTTAACGTCACTTCGGACAACGCCAGCTTGGGCAAGCTCTCCGCCGAAACTTTGGCCAAGGCGATCGGCGAGCGGGGCAGCGTGATCATGTTCACGCACGACCCACATCCCGGCGTGCGCGCCCGCGCTGCTGCGGCAGCCGAGACCTTCGCCGCTTACCCGAACATCAAAGTCATCGAGAAGAAACACATCGAAGTACCGGGCCCGGTGGACAACGCCCGCAAAATTACCGAAGACCTGTTGACCGCCTATCCAGATAATGGTGCGATCGCCGGCATCTGGGCCGGCTGGGACGAGCCGGCGCTGGGTGCCGTGCAGGCAGCCTTGGCAGCCGGCCGAGCTGAGATCAAGGTGGTCGGGGTTGACGGCACCGACTTCGCTAAAGCCGAGATCGCCAAGAAAGGTCCCTTCATCGCCAGCGTCGCCCAGGACTTCGACGCCATGGCTGCGAAGACGGCCGAGTTGATCGGAGCCTATTTCAACGGCAAGAAGCCGGAGAGCGAGGCGATCCTAATCCCCGGCAAGCTGGTGACGGCCGAGAACGCCAAGTGA
- the dppA2 gene encoding ABC transporter substrate-binding protein, whose translation MKTTKHNTLLIGLTVALGLTLAACAQPVAPAQPAQPAAPVTPTEAPSAPAEAKVLVVGLPKADTRTLDPHRQYEITPPQIMRAAYETLVTLPDKGATIDRVEPLLAESYTISDDALVYTFKLRSDVKFASGNPMTAEDVVFSFKRMGALQDNPAWLYNDHVASIEAPDASTVKITLKEPNAAFLSMLVSPNFAVVDSKVVKEQGGTDADDAKDTDKATDWLDNNSAGTGPYTIKEWKRGEQVVIERNPNYWRGPVPFDRIIFREIPDDAARQQALERGDIDIAVGLDVDAIKRLEGNPDLQIIVGNTLDMTYLALTMNAELSQPLADKRVRQAIKLAVDYDGIINGLLGGMALHLPTIIPLGLLGTDPALAPKRDVAQAKALLKEAGYENGFELTMVYPGERKMSNVILADTLVAKLQEDFAEVGIKLNVEPRDASTWRADYRAGKLAATIADWTPDFLDPHGWAPAFAVEGASAAKRVYYVNKEAEALALDVAKITDSAKRAEMYRKLQEIMLDDAAFIGLIQPKVQIVASAKLKDVIYNPVYFLDYYFMSQ comes from the coding sequence ATGAAGACGACCAAACACAATACGCTACTGATCGGTCTGACCGTTGCCCTGGGGCTGACGTTGGCGGCGTGCGCGCAGCCGGTGGCGCCGGCGCAGCCGGCTCAGCCGGCCGCGCCGGTGACGCCCACCGAGGCACCGTCGGCGCCTGCCGAAGCAAAAGTGCTTGTGGTCGGTTTGCCCAAAGCCGATACACGCACACTCGACCCGCACCGGCAGTACGAGATTACGCCGCCGCAGATCATGCGCGCCGCCTACGAGACGCTCGTCACGTTGCCTGACAAGGGGGCGACGATTGACCGTGTGGAGCCGCTGCTGGCCGAGTCTTATACGATCTCTGACGATGCGCTGGTGTATACCTTCAAGCTGCGCAGCGACGTGAAGTTCGCCAGCGGCAACCCGATGACTGCTGAGGATGTCGTGTTCTCGTTCAAGCGCATGGGCGCGCTGCAGGACAACCCGGCCTGGCTATATAACGACCATGTCGCGAGCATCGAAGCCCCCGACGCCTCAACAGTGAAGATCACGCTGAAAGAGCCAAATGCGGCGTTTCTGTCCATGTTAGTGTCGCCCAACTTCGCTGTGGTGGATTCCAAGGTGGTCAAGGAGCAAGGCGGCACGGATGCCGATGACGCCAAAGACACCGACAAAGCGACCGACTGGCTGGACAACAACTCCGCGGGCACCGGCCCTTACACGATTAAAGAGTGGAAGCGCGGCGAGCAGGTGGTGATCGAGCGCAACCCGAACTACTGGCGCGGGCCGGTTCCATTCGACCGCATCATCTTCCGCGAAATCCCCGACGATGCGGCGCGCCAGCAAGCGCTGGAGCGCGGCGATATTGACATCGCCGTCGGCCTCGACGTGGACGCCATCAAGCGCCTGGAGGGCAACCCTGATCTGCAGATCATCGTCGGCAACACGCTGGACATGACTTATCTGGCGCTGACGATGAATGCGGAGCTATCCCAGCCGTTGGCTGATAAGCGCGTGCGCCAGGCGATCAAACTGGCGGTTGACTATGACGGCATCATCAACGGCCTGCTCGGCGGCATGGCCCTGCATCTGCCGACCATCATCCCGTTGGGCTTGTTGGGCACTGACCCGGCCTTGGCGCCGAAGCGGGACGTGGCGCAAGCCAAGGCACTGCTCAAAGAAGCCGGTTACGAGAACGGCTTTGAGCTGACGATGGTCTATCCCGGCGAGCGCAAGATGAGCAACGTCATCCTGGCCGACACACTGGTGGCGAAACTGCAAGAGGACTTTGCCGAGGTGGGCATCAAGCTCAACGTCGAGCCGCGCGACGCCAGCACCTGGCGCGCCGACTACCGCGCCGGCAAGCTCGCCGCCACCATCGCCGACTGGACGCCGGACTTCCTCGACCCGCATGGCTGGGCGCCGGCCTTTGCCGTGGAAGGCGCGTCGGCTGCCAAGCGCGTGTACTACGTGAACAAAGAGGCTGAAGCGCTCGCCTTGGATGTCGCCAAGATCACCGACTCGGCCAAGCGCGCCGAAATGTATCGCAAGCTGCAGGAAATCATGCTTGACGATGCGGCGTTCATCGGCCTGATCCAGCCCAAAGTGCAGATCGTCGCCTCGGCAAAGTTGAAGGACGTGATCTACAACCCGGTGTACTTCCTGGACTATTACTTCATGTCGCAGTAA
- a CDS encoding peptide ABC transporter permease — MSLLAYLIRRILITVPLLLLVTLLGFVITYLIPADPLAMVLSERAMANPQIVQAYRERWGLDKPPHERYLTYIGNLIRGDLGESIVTQQSVSADIARYFPATVELAVTATLIAVALGVPLGVIAAVKRETLLDHLARIASLIGVCVPVFWLGLLALSLFYYRLQWMPGPGRVNARLDLPPVVTGLLTVDSILAGRGDVLASALHHLMLPALVLGAYSMSLITRIVRSAMIEVLQQDYIRTARAKGLVERVVVMRHALRNAALPAVTAIGLAFGNLMAGAVMTETVFAWPGIGRYAVESATKLDFAPIMGVTLLVAVIYIGINFVVDVSYALLNPRVRLS; from the coding sequence ATGTCACTGCTCGCTTATCTCATCCGCCGAATCCTTATCACGGTTCCCCTTTTACTCCTGGTGACGTTACTCGGCTTTGTCATCACCTACCTGATCCCCGCCGACCCGTTGGCGATGGTGCTGTCCGAGCGCGCCATGGCCAATCCGCAGATCGTGCAAGCCTACCGTGAGCGCTGGGGGCTGGATAAGCCGCCGCACGAGCGCTACCTGACCTACATCGGCAACCTCATCCGTGGGGACCTGGGCGAATCCATCGTCACGCAGCAATCGGTTTCGGCGGACATCGCGCGCTATTTCCCGGCCACAGTGGAGCTTGCGGTCACCGCGACGCTCATCGCCGTGGCGTTAGGTGTGCCGCTGGGCGTGATCGCCGCCGTGAAACGCGAGACGCTCTTGGATCATTTGGCGCGGATCGCCTCGTTGATCGGCGTATGCGTGCCGGTGTTCTGGCTGGGGTTGTTGGCCTTGTCGCTGTTCTACTATCGTTTGCAGTGGATGCCGGGCCCAGGGCGCGTCAATGCGCGCTTGGATCTTCCGCCGGTCGTCACCGGTTTGCTGACGGTGGACAGCATCCTGGCCGGGCGGGGCGATGTGCTCGCCAGCGCGCTCCATCACTTGATGCTGCCCGCGCTGGTGCTCGGCGCATACAGCATGAGCCTGATCACGCGCATCGTGCGCTCGGCCATGATCGAAGTGCTGCAACAGGACTACATCCGCACGGCGCGGGCCAAAGGGCTGGTCGAGCGCGTCGTTGTGATGCGCCATGCGCTGCGCAACGCGGCGCTGCCGGCTGTGACGGCCATCGGCCTGGCCTTCGGCAACCTGATGGCCGGCGCAGTGATGACCGAGACGGTGTTTGCTTGGCCCGGCATCGGGCGCTACGCCGTCGAATCGGCGACGAAACTCGACTTCGCACCGATCATGGGGGTGACGCTGCTGGTCGCGGTGATCTACATCGGGATCAATTTCGTGGTGGACGTCTCGTACGCGCTGCTCAACCCGCGCGTGCGATTGTCGTGA
- the dppC gene encoding cytochrome c550, protein MAVASAYPAAPALITERVAVLRRRWRRWLRNRAAMIGGVIVLFWLCMALMAPFIAPYSPTAQRVANRLKPPNAQHVFGTDELGRDIFSRVLYGARVSLPVALAVVAMSGALGVLLGAIAGYTGGLLDESIMRVADAVLAFPSLILAIAITAALGPGLQNAALAIALVLWPEYARLIRSQVIALREMEFVSAATALGATRRRALFKHILPNALPLMLVKASLDMGNAILLTASLSFVGLGAVPPTPEWGAMVAAGRHKFFEWWLAAFPGLAIFSAVIGFNFLGDGLRDLLDPRMSRRG, encoded by the coding sequence ATGGCCGTTGCTTCCGCGTATCCCGCCGCGCCGGCGCTGATCACCGAACGCGTGGCTGTGCTTAGGCGCAGATGGCGTCGTTGGCTGCGCAACCGCGCTGCGATGATCGGTGGCGTGATTGTGCTGTTTTGGCTCTGCATGGCGTTGATGGCGCCGTTCATTGCGCCATACTCGCCCACGGCGCAGCGCGTGGCCAACCGGTTGAAGCCGCCCAACGCGCAGCACGTGTTCGGCACCGACGAGCTGGGACGCGACATTTTCAGCCGTGTTCTGTATGGCGCGCGCGTCTCGCTGCCGGTAGCACTGGCCGTCGTGGCCATGAGCGGCGCGCTGGGGGTGCTGCTGGGCGCTATCGCCGGCTACACCGGCGGATTGCTTGATGAGAGCATCATGCGCGTCGCCGACGCCGTGTTGGCCTTCCCATCGCTGATCCTGGCCATTGCGATCACCGCTGCGCTCGGGCCGGGGTTGCAGAATGCCGCGCTGGCCATTGCGCTGGTGTTGTGGCCGGAGTACGCGCGGCTGATCCGCAGCCAGGTGATCGCCCTGCGCGAGATGGAATTCGTCAGCGCGGCGACGGCGCTCGGGGCGACGCGTCGCCGCGCGCTCTTCAAACACATTCTGCCGAACGCCCTTCCGCTCATGCTGGTTAAGGCGAGCCTCGACATGGGGAACGCGATTTTGCTGACCGCTTCGCTCTCCTTTGTGGGGCTGGGCGCCGTGCCACCAACACCTGAATGGGGTGCGATGGTCGCTGCCGGCCGGCACAAGTTCTTCGAATGGTGGCTGGCGGCCTTCCCGGGCCTGGCTATCTTCTCCGCGGTCATCGGGTTCAACTTCCTAGGCGATGGCCTGCGCGACCTGCTCGACCCGCGCATGAGCCGGCGCGGGTAA
- the queA gene encoding S-adenosylmethionine:tRNA ribosyltransferase-isomerase: MHISELDYELPPELIAQQPVEPRDASRLLVCDRATQTHQHRHFYDLPEFLRPGDLLVANDTSVINARLHGRKPTGGQVEVLLLRKLDDVTWEALVGGRNVRQITFPAGEDGRQLSAEVVARSGEAAFVVRFSEPIEPHLDALGETPLPPYIREQLRDPARYQTVYARVAGSAAAPTAGLHFTPQLLERIQAMGVQIAFVTLHIGLDTFKPIEEETVEAHKIHTEWCTLPPATAEAINETRARGRRIIAVGTTSARVLESSGRTLVQASDLPRVQPFSGFTSLYITPGYEWKVVDALITNFHLPRSTLLAMIGAFMGMDFMRCTYALAIRERYRFYSFGDAMLIL; the protein is encoded by the coding sequence ATGCACATCTCAGAACTCGACTACGAACTGCCGCCGGAGCTGATCGCGCAGCAGCCGGTCGAGCCGCGCGATGCGTCGCGCTTGTTGGTGTGCGACCGCGCAACGCAGACGCACCAGCACCGGCATTTCTACGACCTGCCGGAATTTCTGCGCCCCGGCGACCTGCTCGTCGCCAACGACACGAGCGTGATCAATGCTCGGTTGCACGGCCGCAAGCCAACCGGCGGCCAGGTAGAAGTGTTGCTCCTGCGCAAACTGGACGATGTGACGTGGGAGGCACTGGTCGGCGGGCGCAACGTGCGACAGATCACCTTCCCGGCAGGCGAAGATGGGAGACAACTCAGCGCCGAGGTCGTCGCGCGATCCGGCGAGGCCGCTTTCGTCGTGCGCTTCAGCGAGCCGATCGAGCCACACCTCGACGCTTTGGGCGAGACGCCGCTGCCGCCCTACATCCGCGAGCAACTCCGCGACCCGGCGCGCTACCAAACCGTCTACGCGCGCGTGGCCGGCTCGGCGGCTGCGCCAACGGCCGGCTTGCATTTCACGCCGCAATTGCTCGAACGCATCCAGGCGATGGGTGTGCAGATTGCCTTCGTGACCCTACACATCGGCTTGGACACGTTCAAACCGATCGAAGAAGAGACGGTGGAAGCGCACAAGATTCATACCGAGTGGTGCACGCTGCCGCCGGCCACGGCTGAGGCCATCAACGAAACGCGCGCGCGGGGGAGGCGGATCATCGCTGTGGGAACGACGAGCGCGCGTGTGTTGGAGAGCAGCGGCCGGACGCTCGTGCAAGCGAGCGATCTCCCTCGCGTTCAACCGTTCAGCGGGTTTACCTCGCTCTACATCACCCCCGGCTATGAATGGAAAGTCGTGGACGCACTGATCACCAACTTCCACCTCCCCCGCAGCACCCTGCTGGCCATGATCGGCGCATTCATGGGGATGGACTTCATGCGCTGCACCTATGCACTGGCGATTCGCGAGCGCTATCGGTTCTATTCGTTCGGCGACGCCATGTTAATCTTGTAG
- a CDS encoding elongation factor Tu, which yields MSKEKFIRTKPHVNVGTMGHIDHGKTTLTAAITKVLALKGKAQFMAYDQIDKAPEERERGITISIAHVEYETDKRHYAHVDMPGHRDYIKNMITGAAQVDGAILVVAAPEGPMPQTKEHVLLARQVEVPSIVVFLNKVDMMDDPELLELVEMELRELLNKYGYPGDETPIVRGSAKQALDSPSTDINAPEYKCILELMDVVDNYIPTPVRAVDKPFMMPIEDVFSIKGRGTVVTGRVERGTLKVGDTVEIVGLRETRSTVVTGLEMFHKVLDVAEAGDNCGVLLRGIERDDVERGMVLAKPGSIKPHSEFEAQVYVLRKDEGGRHKSFFSGYRPQFYIRTMDVTGEVQLPEGVEMVMPGDNVTMRVKLIAPVALEQGSRFAIREGGLTVGAGTITKVFD from the coding sequence ATGTCGAAGGAGAAATTCATACGGACGAAGCCGCACGTGAACGTTGGGACGATGGGGCACATTGACCACGGGAAGACGACGTTGACGGCGGCGATCACGAAGGTGCTGGCGCTGAAGGGGAAGGCGCAGTTCATGGCGTATGACCAGATAGACAAGGCGCCGGAGGAGCGGGAGCGCGGGATCACGATCTCGATAGCGCACGTGGAATATGAGACGGACAAGCGGCACTACGCGCACGTGGACATGCCTGGGCACCGGGACTACATCAAGAACATGATCACGGGTGCGGCGCAGGTGGACGGGGCGATTTTGGTGGTGGCGGCGCCGGAGGGGCCGATGCCGCAGACGAAGGAGCACGTGCTGCTGGCGCGGCAGGTGGAAGTGCCGAGCATCGTGGTGTTTTTGAACAAGGTGGACATGATGGACGACCCGGAGCTTTTGGAGTTGGTGGAGATGGAGCTGCGGGAGCTGCTGAACAAGTATGGGTATCCTGGGGACGAGACGCCGATTGTGCGCGGGAGCGCGAAGCAGGCGTTGGACAGTCCGAGCACGGACATCAACGCGCCGGAGTATAAGTGCATATTGGAGTTGATGGACGTGGTGGACAACTACATTCCGACGCCGGTGCGCGCGGTGGACAAGCCGTTCATGATGCCGATTGAGGACGTGTTCAGCATCAAGGGGCGAGGGACGGTGGTGACGGGGCGCGTGGAGCGCGGGACGCTGAAAGTGGGGGACACGGTGGAGATCGTGGGGCTGCGGGAGACGCGGAGCACGGTGGTGACTGGGTTGGAGATGTTCCACAAGGTGCTGGACGTGGCGGAAGCGGGGGACAACTGCGGGGTGTTGCTGCGCGGGATCGAGCGGGACGATGTGGAGCGGGGGATGGTGCTGGCGAAGCCTGGGAGCATCAAGCCGCACAGCGAGTTTGAGGCGCAGGTGTATGTGTTGAGGAAGGATGAGGGGGGGCGGCACAAGTCGTTTTTCAGCGGGTATCGGCCGCAGTTTTACATTCGGACGATGGACGTGACAGGGGAAGTGCAGTTGCCGGAGGGGGTGGAGATGGTGATGCCTGGGGACAACGTGACGATGCGGGTGAAGCTGATTGCGCCGGTGGCGCTGGAGCAAGGGTCGCGGTTTGCGATCCGTGAAGGGGGGTTGACGGTGGGGGCCGGCACGATCACGAAGGTGTTTGATTAG
- the rplK gene encoding 50S ribosomal protein L11 yields the protein MAKKVKSIVSIQIEAGKASPAPPIGPSLAPHGINLMMFCKEYNARTASMAGYIIPAKITVYTDNSFTFTLGTPPTAQLIRKAAGIEKGSAMPNRNKVGKITRAQVKEIAEMKMKDLNAIDLEGAMKQVIGTARSMGVEVVD from the coding sequence ATGGCAAAGAAAGTCAAGTCAATTGTCAGCATTCAGATCGAGGCCGGCAAGGCTAGCCCTGCGCCGCCTATCGGCCCATCGCTCGCGCCGCATGGCATCAACCTGATGATGTTCTGCAAGGAATACAACGCGCGCACGGCCTCGATGGCCGGCTACATTATCCCGGCCAAGATCACCGTTTATACGGACAACTCGTTCACCTTCACGCTGGGCACGCCGCCAACTGCGCAGCTCATTCGCAAGGCGGCCGGCATCGAAAAAGGTTCAGCGATGCCGAACCGCAACAAAGTCGGCAAGATCACCCGGGCGCAGGTCAAGGAAATCGCTGAAATGAAGATGAAGGACCTGAACGCGATTGACCTGGAAGGCGCGATGAAGCAGGTGATCGGCACGGCGCGCAGCATGGGCGTGGAGGTTGTGGACTGA
- the rplA gene encoding 50S ribosomal protein L1, translating to MAKAGKKYLAAAAKVDRNKLYSTSEAVQLVKDTSFTKFDATVECHIRLGVDPRQADQQVRGVVVLPHGLGKTVRVLVFAQGEGARIAQEAGADIVADTDEWIKKIQDGFTDFDVAIATPDMMGKVGRLGKVLGPRGLMPNPKAGTVVPPDDIPRVIKEARAGRVEFRLDKTGNLHVPVGKVSFSPQALNENLNAFLDAVNKAKPAAAKGTFVKRITLTSTMGPGVRVDPNLAARASA from the coding sequence ATGGCAAAAGCAGGTAAGAAGTATCTCGCGGCAGCAGCAAAAGTAGATCGGAATAAGTTGTATTCAACCAGCGAAGCGGTGCAACTCGTCAAGGACACCAGCTTCACTAAGTTTGATGCGACCGTTGAGTGCCACATCCGTTTGGGCGTGGACCCGCGCCAAGCCGATCAGCAGGTGCGCGGTGTGGTCGTGCTGCCCCATGGCCTGGGCAAAACGGTGCGCGTGCTCGTCTTCGCGCAAGGGGAAGGCGCGCGCATCGCGCAAGAAGCTGGCGCCGACATCGTGGCCGACACCGACGAGTGGATTAAGAAGATCCAGGATGGCTTCACCGATTTTGATGTGGCGATCGCCACGCCCGACATGATGGGCAAGGTCGGCCGCTTAGGTAAAGTGCTCGGCCCGCGCGGACTAATGCCTAACCCGAAAGCCGGCACTGTGGTGCCCCCCGACGACATCCCGCGCGTGATCAAAGAAGCGCGCGCCGGCCGCGTCGAGTTCCGCCTGGACAAGACAGGGAACCTCCACGTGCCGGTGGGCAAAGTGAGCTTCTCGCCTCAGGCGCTCAACGAAAATCTCAACGCCTTCCTTGACGCGGTGAACAAGGCGAAGCCCGCAGCAGCCAAAGGCACTTTCGTGAAGCGCATCACGTTGACTTCAACGATGGGGCCGGGCGTGCGCGTGGATCCCAACCTCGCCGCGCGCGCATCCGCATAA
- the rplJ gene encoding 50S ribosomal protein L10, whose translation MAISREKKERIVAEYAELIGKSQAMIITHYGGLKMPELDKVRSQMRSAQAEFHVTKNTLVKRALKNAGYDVPAEWLTGTTAMSFCFKDPAAVAKALNELTKEFEKLEVVGGVLSGKAITKEEVEALASLPSLDTLRAQIIGAISAPASNLVGVLNAAIGGVMYALQARIDKETPKEA comes from the coding sequence TTGGCAATCTCAAGAGAGAAAAAGGAACGCATCGTCGCCGAATATGCCGAGCTGATCGGCAAGAGCCAGGCGATGATCATTACGCATTACGGCGGCTTGAAGATGCCCGAACTCGACAAGGTGCGCAGCCAGATGCGCAGCGCGCAGGCCGAGTTCCACGTCACGAAGAATACGCTGGTGAAGCGCGCGTTGAAAAACGCCGGCTACGATGTGCCCGCCGAATGGTTGACCGGCACTACCGCTATGAGCTTTTGCTTCAAGGATCCGGCGGCCGTGGCCAAAGCCCTGAACGAGCTGACCAAGGAGTTTGAGAAGCTCGAGGTCGTCGGCGGCGTGTTGAGCGGCAAGGCCATCACGAAAGAAGAAGTCGAAGCCTTAGCGTCGCTGCCTTCGCTGGACACGCTGCGCGCGCAGATCATCGGCGCCATCTCGGCGCCGGCGTCGAACCTCGTCGGTGTGCTGAACGCAGCAATCGGCGGCGTGATGTACGCGTTGCAGGCGCGGATTGACAAGGAAACGCCCAAAGAGGCGTGA
- the rplL gene encoding 50S ribosomal protein L7/L12, with amino-acid sequence MADLNAIVEQLNNLTLLEAAQLKKMLEEKWGVTAAAAPVMVAGAVPAAAGAAPAPAEEKTEFDVVFEDVGPKKIEVIKVVRAITNLGLKEAKDLVEAPKSVVQSGVSKEVAEETKKKLEEVGAKVIIR; translated from the coding sequence ATGGCAGATTTGAACGCGATCGTCGAACAATTAAACAACCTGACGCTGCTGGAAGCAGCTCAGTTGAAGAAGATGCTGGAAGAAAAGTGGGGCGTGACGGCTGCGGCCGCGCCGGTCATGGTTGCCGGTGCTGTGCCGGCAGCCGCCGGCGCCGCGCCCGCCCCGGCCGAGGAGAAGACCGAGTTCGATGTGGTGTTTGAGGACGTCGGCCCCAAGAAGATCGAAGTGATCAAGGTCGTGCGCGCCATCACCAACCTCGGTTTGAAGGAGGCCAAGGACCTGGTCGAAGCCCCTAAGTCGGTGGTTCAGTCCGGCGTTTCAAAAGAGGTGGCCGAAGAAACCAAGAAGAAGCTCGAGGAAGTCGGCGCCAAGGTCATCATCCGGTGA